From Salvelinus fontinalis isolate EN_2023a chromosome 30, ASM2944872v1, whole genome shotgun sequence, one genomic window encodes:
- the LOC129828991 gene encoding DNA-directed RNA polymerase III subunit RPC5-like, translating to MASEEDDDPIIQEIDVYLAKSLADKLYLFQYPVRPSSMTYDDVTHLSAKIKPKQQKVELEMAINTLSPNYCRSKGEQIALNVDGTTSEDSNTYSVKMMDKQTFTSIQSTTNTSRYAAAVFRKGELHITPLQGILQMRPSFSYLDKADGKHREREAANEGGDSSQDEVEEDVKAVTVRFSRPESDQARQRRIQSYDFLQKKQAEEPWVYLHYHGLNDGRSDHERQYLYCQAMGGSENTELVKTPKEYLAMLMPPITEEKIVRPVGPSNVLSMAQLRTLPLGDQVKTLLKNVKVIPFANLMGLLTPGTDSTAVLRCIQQVALLVQGNWVVKSDVLYPKNSCSPHSGVPAEVLCRGRDFVMWRFTQERSVMRKEITAIIKLPPEDVKDFLEHMAVPRINRGWEFMLPSDSDFIKKHPDVAQRQHMLWMGIQSKLEKVFNFSKEDVVSKKHPQTEAMHVSGEQRLKAAHERARQNQPSLQKDLSARRQGKGGAGPSGGTGVRVKEEPVSDGEDEPMDTSSSSSALPNGLVNGYPSAATSAALNPHNGHGGTHTHSPSPELRDFVWNMFRKQHVLTLSEVKRLFNLHLASLPPGDSLFHSISDRLLQDTILMSHCKQILVPFPAQSTAAADEQKVFAVWETGETFDKHRQVLYEIFMKNYRVRRNVIQTRLTQEMGDQVTKADVDRLLKECCVSFGGMWYLKGTLQS from the exons ATGGCCAGTGAGGAGGACGATGACCCCATCATACAAGAG ATTGATGTATACCTAGCTAAAAGCCTTGCGGACAAGCTATATCTGTTCCAG TATCCAGTACGCCCTTCCTCTATGACCTATGATGATGTCACTCATCTATCTGCCAAGATCAAGCCCAAGCAGCAGAAG GTGGAGTTGGAGATGGCCATTAACACTCTGAGTCCTAACTACTGTCGAAGTAAAGGAGAGCAGATTGCCCTCAATGTGGACGGAACCACCTCAGAGGACTCCAACACCTACTCTGT GAAGATGATGGACAAACAGACGTTCACATCCATCCAGTCCACAACCAACACCTCCAGATACGCTGCTGCTGTCTTCAGGAAAG GGGAGCTCCACATCACGCCGCTGCAGGGTATCCTCCAGATGCGACCCAGCTTCTCCTATCTGGATAAGGCTGACggcaaacacagagagagggaggccgcTAACGAAGGGGGAGACTCTTCTCaggatgaggtggaggaagacgTCAAGGCCGTCACT GTGAGGTTTTCCCGTCCTGAGTCGGACCAGGCTCGTCAGCGGCGTATCCAGTCGTATGACTTCCTTCAGAAGAAACAGGCAGAAGAGCCCTGGGTCTACCTGCATTACCACGGCCTCAAC gatgGCCGGTCAGACCACGAGAGGCAATACCTGTACTGTCAGGCCATGGGAGGCTCTGAGAACACAGAACTGGTAAAAACACCAAA ggaGTACCTGGCAATGCTCATGCCCCCTATCACAGAGGAGAAGAT tgtgaggCCCGTAGGTCCCAGTAATGTGCTGTCCATGGCTCAGCTCCGGACCCTGCCGCTAGGTGACCAGGTCAAAACCCTGTTGAAGAATG tCAAAGTGATACCGTTTGCCAACCTGATGGGTTTGTTGACCCCTGGGACAGACTCCACTGCAGTGCTGCGCTGCATCCAGCAGGTGGCGCTACTGGTGCAGGGCAACTGGGTGGTCAAGAG TGATGTGCTGTATCCTAAGAACAGCTGTAGTCCCCACAGTGGTGTGCCTGCTGAAGTGCTGTGTCGAGGAAGAGACTTTGTG ATGTGGAGATTCACTCAGGAGCGCTCAGTGATGAGGAAGGAGATCACAGCCATCATCAAG CTCCCGCCGGAGGATGTGAAGGACTTCCTGGAACACATGGCGGTGCCTCGTATAAACCGTGGCTGGGAGTTCATGTTGCCAAGCGACAGTGACTTCATCAAAAAGCACCCTGACGTGGCCCAGCGGCAGCACATGCTGTGGATGGGGATACAGAGCAA ATTGGAGAAGGTCTTCAACTTCTCTAAGGAGGACGTGGTATCCAAAAAGCACCCACAAACAG AAGCTATGCACGTGAGTGGCGAGCAGCGTCTGAAGGCAGCCCATGAGCGTGCACGACAGAACCAGCCCTCTCTTCAGAAGGACCTGAGCGCTCGTCGACAGGGAAAGGGTGGAGCTGGACCGAGCGGTGGAACCGGGGTCAGAGTCAAAGAGGAACCTGTCAGCGACGGTGAAGACGAACCTATGGacacatcctcttcctcctccgctCTCCCTAACGGGTTGGTAAATGGTTACCCATCCGCCGCCACTTCCGCTGCCTTGAATCCTCATAATGGGCACGGCGGGACTCACACGCACTCACCGTCCCCTGAGCTGAGGGACTTTGTGTGGAACATGTTCAGGAAGCAGCATGTGCTGACGCTGAGCGAAGTCAAGAGGCTGTTCAACCTCCACCTGGCCTCCCTGCCTCCCGGAGACAGCCTGTTCCACTCCATCTCAGACCGCCTGCTACAGGATACTATACTGATGAGCCACTGCAAACAGATACTGGTGCCT TTTCCAGCCCAGAGCACAGCAGCTGCTGATGAGCAGAAGGTGTTTGCTGTGTGGGAGACAGGAGAGACCTTCGACAAG CATCGTCAGGTCCTGTATGAGATCTTCATGAAGAACTACCGCGTGAGGAGGAACGTGATCCAGACCAGGCTGACGCAGGAGATGGGAGACCAGGTTACCAAGGCCGATGTGGACCGCCTGCTTAAG GAGTGCTGTGTGAGCTTTGGAGGGATGTGGTACCTAAAGGGTACCCTACAGTCCTGA